In Acropora palmata chromosome 7, jaAcrPala1.3, whole genome shotgun sequence, one genomic interval encodes:
- the LOC141886078 gene encoding stonin-1-like has translation MAAFDSQQATVTTNMISTLPVTEPEAVKIDFAPFKQASNLNTSLNEDSVVKSAVPFVSHNKAELSSCSLEAQPSTTVPQHFSGTSELAKNWVSFGDEGNSNLSQQNADLSVNLANTSQIGNGETTNTTLKNHNSTASNNTNRTLNTVSSQAEVKTTSVVPSVLFTSEELDFLASKSWIQFDDGSKTANVKQQGLQQETSSSAGEEWVSFKDPSSPDRKVLDLLELDVGVKPSLNNASSPNPFLRATSQSGSNPFQSSTANPFQPDDIHQSSVAVKNEGPILSSTPETAAKPFLVSEGVKTTLSDPTNSKQTTSNATSVLSSVNKSNQCEDQVDAQLPMSNSGEHSTLENGKLIMEEKQLINGSWSMLLRFPDKKRKIGSRTWKPVVVKLEGTTLQIFEEYELSAPFREIPLQAYFVMTTPKLQLFEHGAKVHTVKLEYVKYTEGRSLRHRKAVEHIAQGTPIIKIATPSHTVMRELLQSFNNALRHLPAYRDRGITYHNDEVFVDVDDITCVLLSGDGTILRKNAKVMIKLRAFLTGDPECQLVLNDMVVREREEARLRGELKPQRVHHWVKLRQCDFHKCVDVTSFEQNHSIMFHPLDACTFELMRFPVDHKKPLPLLVKAKLNIHSEQRVELKAEIQVCQEAKMAKYVRSNVVFRFPIPESWVPLFRTSKVLRGEKSIKSSKGRHAAGIKSRLKHSKCSIAVSLGKAMYEPEYGSVVWRIDELPYIHSKIPADAPQTLSIVLDLPHGMEFPESYKPVAELEYEVAYVLVSDTTVIAVKVSNQNIPEKWVCYRAEYFYNVNIDIFKPSSGPVRDVGCIQQ, from the coding sequence ATGGCTGCCTTTGATTCACAACAAGCCACAGTAACCACAAATATGATCTCCACTTTACCCGTGACCGAACCTGAAGCAGTCAAAATCGATTTTGCACCTTTCAAGCAAGCTTCAAACCTAAACACGTCTTTGAATGAGGATAGCGTTGTGAAATCAGCTGTTCCTTTTGTTTCGCACAACAAAGCGGAGCTAAGTTCTTGTTCGCTCGAAGCACAGCCATCCACAACTGTTCCACAACATTTTTCTGGGACATCTGAACTTGCGAAGAACTGGGTCAGTTTCGGCGACGAAGGTAATTCGAATTTGAGTCAACAAAACGCGGATTTAAGTGTTAACTTAGCAAATACAAGCCAGATCGGTAACGGAGAAACCACAAATACAACGCTTAAAAATCACAATTCGACGGCTAGTAATAACACGAATCGAACTTTAAACACTGTTAGTTCTCAAGCTGAAGTAAAAACCACATCTGTTGTACCTTCGGTGTTATTCACGTCGGAGGAACTGGATTTTCTCGCCAGTAAATCATGGATACAATTTGATGATGGCTCCAAAACAGCAAATGTTAAGCAACAGGGTCTTCAGCAAGAGACATCAAGCTCAGCTGGTGAAGAATGGGTTAGTTTTAAAGATCCAAGTAGCCCCGATCGGAAGGTTTTAGATTTATTAGAGCTAGATGTTGGCGTTAAACCTTCTCTGAATAATGCTTCTAGTCCAAATCCATTTCTCAGAGCTACTTCGCAATCAGGAAGTAACCCCTTCCAATCGAGCACAGCGAATCCATTCCAACCGGATGATATACACCAGTCATCTGTGGCAGTAAAAAATGAAGGTCCCATTTTGTCGTCAACCCCAGAAACAGCTGCTAAACCGTTTTTAGTTTCAGAGGGTGTGAAAACAACTCTCTCTGACCCTACTAACAGTAAACAAACTACTAGCAATGCAACATCGGTTTTATCGTCTGTTAACAAGAGCAACCAATGTGAGGATCAAGTTGATGCTCAGTTGCCAATGTCAAACAGTGGAGAACACTCTACACTCGAGAATGGCAAGCTGATCATGGAAGAGAAGCAACTCATAAATGGATCATGGTCTATGCTACTGCGATTTCCCGATAAAAAGCGTAAAATTGGCTCTCGTACCTGGAAACCTGTTGTTGTCAAGCTGGAAGGTACAACTCTGCAAATCTTTGAGGAATATGAACTGTCTGCTCCATTTAGAGAGATACCTTTACAAGCTTATTTTGTTATGACAACACCTAAGCTACAGTTGTTTGAACATGGCGCTAAGGTGCATACAGTAAAATTAGAGTATGTCAAATACACAGAGGGAAGAAGTCTGCGTCATCGCAAGGCTGTTGAACATATCGCCCAAGGTACACCCATCATTAAGATTGCTACTCCAAGTCACACAGTTATGAGAGAATTACTTCAATCGTTTAACAATGCACTTCGCCACTTGCCTGCATACAGAGATAGAGGTATTACTTACCACAACGACGAAGTTTTTGTTGATGTTGATGACATAACGTGTGTTCTTCTGTCTGGGGATGGTACAATTTTGCGCAAAAATGCCAAAGTCATGATTAAATTGCGTGCTTTTCTCACTGGAGATCCCGAGTGCCAACTGGTGTTGAACGACATGGTGGTGAGGGAGAGGGAAGAGGCCCGTTTGCGAGGGGAATTGAAGCCACAGAGGGTTCACCACTGGGTGAAATTACGTCAGTGTGACTTTCATAAATGTGTTGACGTGACATCATTTGAACAAAATCACAGCATAATGTTTCACCCTCTGGATGCTTGCACTTTTGAATTGATGCGTTTTCCAGTCGATCACAAGAAGCCATTGCCCCTCCTTGTGAAAGCAAAACTAAATATTCACAGTGAACAAAGAGTTGAGCTGAAAGCAGAAATCCAAGTTTGTCAAGAGGCAAAGATGGCAAAGTATGTAAGAAGCAATGTAGTTTTTAGATTTCCGATCCCAGAGTCTTGGGTTCCTCTCTTCAGGACAAGCAAAGTGTTGAGAGGTGAGAAATCCATCAAATCAAGCAAAGGAAGGCATGCTGCAGGTATTAAAAGTCGTCTTAAGCATTCAAAATGCTCCATTGCGGTTTCCCTCGGTAAAGCAATGTATGAGCCAGAGTACGGCTCAGTTGTGTGGCGAATTGATGAACTGCCATACATCCACAGCAAAATACCTGCAGATGCCCCACAGACGCTTTCTATTGTCCTTGATCTGCCACATGGAATGGAGTTCCCTGAAAGTTACAAGCCTGTTGCAGAGCTGGAGTATGAAGTGGCTTATGTGTTGGTCTCTGATACTACTGTGATTGCTGTTAAAGTTTCCAATCAGAATATTCCAGAAAAATGGGTTTGTTACAGGGCGGAGTatttttacaatgttaacaTTGATATCTTCAAACCATCGAGTGGACCAGTGCGCGATGTAGGATGCATACAGCAGTAA